A stretch of bacterium DNA encodes these proteins:
- a CDS encoding aspartate kinase has product MSLIVQKYGGTSVGTVERIQNVARRVAATHDAGNQVVVIVSAMSGETDRLIGLARAIDARPLRRELDVLLNTGEQVTIALLAMALHAIGKDARSYLGHQIRIVTDSAFNNARILSIDVGSLRDTLAHNGIAVVAGFQGIDEAGNLTTLGRGGSDTTAVALAAAISADLCEIYTDVDGVYTTDPNLCADARMIPEITYEEMLEMASLGAKVMHHRAMLFATTYNVPVCVRSSFNNNPGTYIVPARPDMENVVVRAITFERDAARIRFLGVPDRPGIAAAIFEPIGEAGINVDLIIQNSSTDGLTDLSFTVPRADVDEALTICRKTAGKLGAVNVESDRNIAKVSVVGLGMRTHANVASRMFQALSAAGVNIQMVSTSEIKVSCVIDEDRVKDAVQALHSAFRLSEDTPIVDETASA; this is encoded by the coding sequence ATGTCTCTCATCGTTCAAAAATACGGCGGAACCAGCGTCGGCACCGTGGAGCGCATCCAGAACGTTGCGCGCCGCGTCGCCGCGACGCACGACGCGGGGAACCAGGTTGTCGTCATCGTCTCGGCCATGTCCGGCGAAACCGACCGCCTGATCGGCCTTGCGCGCGCGATCGACGCGCGGCCCCTGCGCCGCGAACTCGACGTGCTTCTCAACACCGGCGAACAGGTGACGATCGCTCTGCTGGCGATGGCGCTTCACGCGATTGGCAAGGACGCACGCAGCTACCTCGGCCACCAGATCCGCATCGTCACGGATTCCGCGTTCAACAACGCGCGCATCCTGTCGATCGATGTGGGTTCGCTGCGCGATACGCTCGCGCATAACGGCATTGCGGTTGTTGCGGGCTTCCAGGGCATCGACGAGGCCGGCAACCTCACCACCCTCGGGCGCGGCGGATCGGATACGACGGCCGTGGCGCTCGCCGCGGCAATCAGCGCCGATCTCTGCGAGATCTACACGGACGTGGACGGCGTTTACACCACCGATCCGAACCTCTGCGCCGACGCGCGCATGATCCCCGAAATCACCTACGAAGAGATGCTCGAAATGGCGTCGCTCGGCGCGAAGGTCATGCACCATCGAGCCATGCTTTTCGCCACGACCTACAACGTGCCGGTTTGCGTCCGGTCCAGTTTCAACAACAATCCTGGAACCTACATCGTTCCCGCGAGGCCCGATATGGAAAACGTCGTCGTCCGGGCGATCACTTTCGAGCGCGACGCCGCGCGCATCCGCTTTCTGGGCGTGCCCGACCGCCCCGGCATCGCCGCCGCGATCTTCGAACCGATCGGCGAGGCGGGCATCAACGTCGATCTCATCATCCAGAACTCGTCGACCGACGGGCTTACGGATCTGTCGTTCACGGTGCCGCGCGCCGACGTCGACGAGGCGCTGACGATCTGCCGCAAGACCGCGGGCAAGCTCGGCGCGGTCAACGTCGAGTCCGACCGGAACATCGCCAAGGTCTCCGTCGTTGGACTCGGCATGCGAACGCACGCCAACGTTGCGTCGCGCATGTTTCAGGCGCTCTCCGCCGCGGGCGTCAACATCCAGATGGTCTCCACGAGCGAGATCAAGGTGAGTTGCGTCATCGACGAGGACCGCGTCAAGGACGCCGTGCAGGCGCTGCACAGCGCATTTCGCCTGTCCGAGGACACGCCCATCGTGGACGAAACCGCCTCCGCGTAA
- the tsaE gene encoding tRNA (adenosine(37)-N6)-threonylcarbamoyltransferase complex ATPase subunit type 1 TsaE, translated as MTERTIVTRGDAQTLALGARLGRLARPGDVFALVGPLGAGKTRLAKGIAAGLGIDPEHVVSPTFTLIDEHRGRLALTHIDLYRVESVDEAESAGIGDAVGSDAVCVVEWADRLPGLLPPDSIEIRIGIQSDDTRRIVFVFTPDAAAHYSPALD; from the coding sequence ATGACCGAACGCACCATCGTGACGCGCGGCGACGCCCAAACGCTCGCGCTCGGCGCGCGGCTCGGGCGTCTTGCCCGCCCGGGCGACGTCTTCGCGCTTGTCGGGCCGCTCGGCGCGGGAAAGACACGCCTTGCCAAGGGAATCGCGGCGGGGCTCGGCATCGACCCGGAGCACGTCGTCAGCCCCACCTTCACGCTCATCGACGAGCATCGGGGGCGCCTGGCGTTGACGCACATCGATCTGTATCGCGTCGAGTCCGTGGATGAGGCCGAAAGCGCCGGGATCGGCGACGCCGTGGGATCGGACGCGGTGTGCGTCGTCGAGTGGGCGGATCGGCTTCCGGGCTTGCTCCCTCCCGATTCGATCGAAATCCGCATCGGGATACAATCCGATGACACGCGGCGCATCGTCTTCGTCTTTACGCCGGACGCCGCCGCGCACTATAGTCCGGCCCTCGATTGA
- a CDS encoding NAD(P)H-hydrate dehydratase, which yields RELDRMAIEGCNIPGLILMENAGAGCAGIVMDRLEAAADLGVCVVAGTGQNGGDGFVVARHLWNNGFDVEVYIIGSGDKIGGDAAINRDIVHGIGITVSEVTSREDFEILEQDLDHAGLIVDALFGTGLAREVKGIHRDVIEAMNRSSAPKVSVDIPSGLDADTGHPLGAAVFATVTATFGFAKIGHFTHPGFLHCGEVYVVDISLPPFLDEDMSVAAWLAEPADFKSVFLPREPDAHKGNFGHALVVGGAPGLTGAAAMSALAALRAGAGLVTLAVPEPLSLAMEAKTLEVMTHALPGAGNGGLAAKSAGPIIELLKSRAVLAIGPGMGTGTEQEKLIAELLPRVAVPVVVDADGLNNLAGQTELLERCQSEIVLTPHPGEMARLTGKSVGDVMADRVGVAREFAQKRQAWVVLKGARTVIAAPDGRVWINTTGNPGLAKAGSGDVLTGVITGFLSRGVPVAEAVVGGVFLHGYAADLARDRLEESALVASDLLDEFPNALKRAADLPEGDIVSRWEREDDDYFDAPESDEE from the coding sequence GCGCGAGCTCGACCGCATGGCGATCGAGGGTTGCAACATCCCTGGCCTCATCCTCATGGAAAACGCGGGCGCCGGCTGCGCGGGGATCGTCATGGACCGGCTCGAGGCCGCCGCGGATCTAGGCGTGTGCGTCGTCGCGGGGACGGGCCAAAACGGCGGCGACGGTTTCGTCGTTGCGCGTCATCTTTGGAACAACGGCTTCGACGTCGAGGTCTACATCATCGGCTCCGGCGACAAGATCGGCGGCGACGCGGCGATAAACCGCGATATCGTCCACGGTATCGGCATCACCGTGTCCGAAGTGACTTCGCGAGAGGATTTCGAGATCCTCGAGCAGGATCTGGATCACGCGGGCCTGATCGTCGATGCCCTGTTCGGCACCGGGCTTGCGCGCGAGGTCAAGGGCATCCATCGCGACGTGATTGAAGCCATGAACCGATCCTCGGCGCCGAAGGTGTCCGTCGACATCCCGTCCGGCCTCGACGCCGACACGGGCCATCCGCTAGGCGCGGCGGTGTTCGCCACGGTCACCGCGACCTTCGGTTTCGCGAAGATCGGCCATTTCACGCATCCGGGTTTTCTGCATTGCGGCGAGGTATATGTCGTCGATATCTCGCTGCCGCCGTTTCTCGATGAGGATATGTCCGTCGCCGCGTGGCTCGCGGAACCGGCGGATTTTAAATCCGTCTTTCTGCCGCGCGAGCCCGACGCGCACAAGGGCAATTTCGGCCATGCGCTCGTCGTTGGCGGCGCGCCGGGCTTGACCGGCGCCGCGGCGATGAGCGCGCTCGCGGCGCTGCGCGCGGGCGCGGGCCTTGTCACGCTCGCCGTGCCGGAGCCCTTGAGCCTCGCGATGGAGGCCAAGACGCTCGAGGTGATGACGCACGCCCTTCCGGGCGCGGGCAACGGCGGGCTCGCGGCCAAATCCGCGGGTCCGATCATCGAACTGCTGAAGTCGCGCGCGGTGCTCGCGATCGGACCGGGCATGGGAACGGGGACGGAGCAGGAGAAGCTGATCGCGGAGCTGTTGCCGCGCGTGGCCGTGCCGGTCGTTGTCGACGCGGATGGCCTGAACAACCTCGCCGGGCAGACGGAACTCCTCGAGCGCTGCCAATCGGAAATCGTCCTGACGCCGCATCCCGGCGAGATGGCGCGTTTGACCGGAAAGAGCGTCGGCGATGTGATGGCCGACCGCGTCGGCGTCGCGCGCGAGTTCGCCCAAAAGCGCCAGGCGTGGGTGGTGCTCAAGGGCGCGCGCACGGTGATCGCCGCGCCCGACGGCCGCGTGTGGATCAACACCACGGGAAACCCGGGCCTGGCCAAGGCGGGATCCGGCGACGTGCTCACCGGCGTCATCACGGGATTTCTCTCGCGCGGCGTGCCGGTCGCCGAGGCGGTCGTGGGCGGCGTTTTTCTGCACGGCTACGCGGCGGATCTCGCGCGAGACCGCCTCGAGGAAAGCGCGCTTGTCGCCTCCGATCTTCTCGACGAATTTCCGAACGCGCTCAAGCGCGCGGCCGACCTGCCCGAGGGCGATATCGTGTCGCGCTGGGAGCGCGAAGACGACGATTATTTCGACGCCCCCGAATCCGACGAGGAATGA